The Couchioplanes caeruleus sequence CGACTGCGAGGCGGACAAGGACTTCACCGAGGAGTTCAACGTCCTGGCCGACATCGACCACCGCCCCAACCTGGCCACCATGCCGGCGGCGGAATGGGAGCAGACGCTCACCGACCTGTTCAGCAACATGGGCCTGGCGATGGGCGCCGCGTCGGACGGCCGCTGGCAGGCGGTCGATCCCCGGCCCGTCTTCGGCGGCCAGGTGGTGATCCACGCCGTCCGCGGACGGGTGGTCCCGGCCGGCACGGCGGCCGCCCTGGCCACCACGGTCGCCGAGAGTGGCGCCACCAAGGGCATCCTCGTGGCGACGGATGGCTACGAGCCCGAGGCACACGAGGCGGTGGCGGGCCGTCCTCTGGAACTGCTCGACGGTCCGGCCCTGCTGAACCTGCTGGCCGAGCATTCCGGAGTCAAGGCTCGCATCGAGAAGGAAGAGCCCGCTTAGGCGGTGATGCCCAGCTCCTCGATCCGCTGCCACAGCGGGCGCAGCGCCGCGTCCGGCTCGCGCGCGAAGATGCTTCCTCGGATCCGGACGAACACGCAGTTGCCCACCCGCTCCAGCACCGCCTGCCGCCGCATGTCGCTCGCCCACCGCTCCGGACCGTGGTACGAGTCCCCGTCACACTCGACCGCCAATCGGCGTCCATCGGGCGCATCGAGGACGAAGTCGATGCGGTAACCGCCGATCCGGAACTGTGGCGTCGGCCGGTGGCCCCGGGCCACGAGATGGCGCAGCACCGCGCGTTCGAAGTCGTTCTCGCAGCGCTGCTCCGCGTCGGCCTGCGCGCCGGAGGCGGTCAGGTTCAGCGCGTAGTGCAGCAGCAGCGCGCGGGCGTCGTCGGCGAGCAGGGACGACGGGCGTACGGAATGGAAGATCCAGAGCTGGTCGCGGGCGCGGGAGGCCGCGACGTTGATCCGGCGGTGATAGTCGCGCTTGGTGAAGGCGGCCGGCCGGCCGTCGTTGTCCGAGACCACCATGGACACCAGCACGACGTCACGCTCGTCGCCCTGGAAGGCGTACGCGTCGCCGACGCGCAGCCGGCGTGCCTCCATCTCGTCCTCGCCGATGGTCTCCCGGAGCCGGGACAGCAGATAGGACGCCTGCCCACTGCTGCTCAGCAGGCTGATCACCCCGATCGACCGGCCCCGGTACGCCCGGTCCGCCACGATCTGCGCGACCCGGCCGACCAGCGCCTCCGCCTCGGCCAGGTTGACGTCGCCGAAGGACTCCAGCGGCCCGCGTACGCCGTCGGCCACGAAAACGGCCTGGACCGGGTCGAGGGCCGAACGGTCCGCCCGCAGCGGCTGGATCTTGCCGTCGTAGTAGTGGCGCGACGAGAACTCGATGATCTGCGGCACGCACCGGAAGTGCTCGGTGAGCAGGATCCGCTCGGGCGAGCGCCGCACGGCGTGGTCGTAGAGCGACGACTCGGGGTCGAAGTGCTCCGCCGACGGCACATCGCCGAGGTGGGTGTGGATGAGACCGGCGACCGACCCGACGAAGCCGAGCTGCGGACCGATCTGCTGGTCGTCGCCGACCACGACGGCCCGCTCGGCGAGCGACAGCACCGGAAGGGCGAACAGGTCCGCCTGCGACGCCTCGTCGACGATCACGACATCGAAGCGGGCGCCGCCGGCGAACTGCTCGATCGCGCGGTCCACCGACATGACCCAGACCGGCACGGCCTCCACCGCGGACGCCATGGCCCGCTGGGCGTGCGCCTGCCAGGCGGCGGCGCTGCGCCCGGTGCCCTTGCCGATCTTGCGCAGCGCGGTCGTCCAGTCGGCGAGGGCGGCACGCCGCCGGTCGTCGAGGGCCCGAGCGACCTCGAGCCACGCCGAGGCGACGACGAGCTCGCCGGTGAGCTTGCGGATCTTCTCCCGGCCCTGCTCCACCCGGCGGTTCAGGACCGCCGGATCCACGCTGCCGACCACCTGGTCGAACCACGTCTGTGCCTGCCGCCACCGCCACGCCTGGACACAGGCCGCCCCGGAAACCGCCGGCACGGCACCGTCCTCGACCTGCGCGGCCCACTCGGGCGCCGCCTCCGCCAGCCGGTCCCGCAGCGCGATGTAGCGGCAGACGTGCGGCCGCAGGCTCCTCAGCCGCTCGACCTCCGCCACCTGCTCGTCCCAGTCCTCCAGGGTGCGCCAAGCCGCAGCCAACCGCGGCCACGGCGCCAGACCGTCGGCCACCTTCCGGTCGGCGGAGTCCCACCGGTCGAGCTCGAAGATCACCGGACTGTCGTCCAGCAGCGTGGCGACCTCCGCCAGCCGGGCCGCGTCGAGATCCAGCTCCTCCTGGGGTACGAGCGCAGCAAGCCGCACGGAAATCTCCGGCCAGTGCCGGGCATCCCAGCTCAGCGACTGCACGGCCTCGGCCAGCAGCCCACCCGCCCACACCTCGGGATCACCCTCGGGGGGCGGGATCGCCAGGCGCTGGATCCACTCCGTCCAGTGCTCGCCCAGCCGCCGCTGCGCCTGCGCCCGCCGCATCCACGCCATGGCGAGGTCGACGTCGTCGACGGCGCGCAGCGGCTCGCCGTCGACACGGACCTCGTCGGCGACCTTCCACAGCGATGCCTGGAGCAGGCGGTGGAGGCCCTTGCCGGCCGCGAATCGCTCACGCACCTCGGCGAGCGTGGCAAGGAGACGTTTCGGCTCGGCGGCCAGCGGCGGCGGCACGGCGATCCGGTGGCCCGAGAGGCGGCGGGTCAGGTCGGCGAGGGATCGCTGGAGCTCCTCGGTGGCGGCCACGTGATCGGACCACACGGTGGCCCAGTGCGGATCGGCGAGCAGCCGGCCCAGCCGGTCCGTCCAGGTGCCCTCGCGCCGGTGCAGCCACGCCACCGCGTCCCGGAGTCCGTCGAGCAGGTCAGCCAGGGCTTTCGAGCCGTGTGCCCGTACTGAATCCGGGTCGACCCCGGCCATCTCCAAGCGTGCCACCCGCTCGGCGGCCGCCGCCCGGTCGGCCCGGTCCTGTTTCGCCCGGGCCGCGTCGGGCAGATCCGCGACCTCGGGCAGGTCCCGCAGCGCCGCGGCCCGGTCCGCCGGCGACATGGCGGCCAGCTCCAGCAGGACGGCGAACTCGTCCGCGGCCAGCGGCGGCGGCGCGTACGGATCGACGGCGTCCGGGATGCCGCCGTGCGTCGCGGCCCGCTCCCGCAGCCACGCGCCCACGTCGACAGGCGAGAGGTCGACGTCGTCGATCCGGTAGGTGGCAGCCT is a genomic window containing:
- a CDS encoding AAA domain-containing protein, yielding MPEPESPTVIRDRAVSVADYLLGVRAHMERPARTVPAEAWWLEALPAHPACGIGPAADGTTWLRVGLPDLPGPPPVPAELRRRLTDVTPAAEPALADGPAVKESGDPATGPTDDGGFAAWRDEVWRPWSLLSRGAEQTRTLHRRLFDLMHQVDMAAATTELVWGHGILETVVDGQRVRYPLVATPVVVEYAPDRSLITVSPQGPSRLQTDALAGLDERYLAQLIALAGPAGTVEADLWDDLERRELFERALGRLGYDRIVVPSGDTTAGPRIVDTGVLFARPKQRLLRGFLENLRDRLLAGDTASIGALAAIVAHEPSRLHMPDDRPEQWRRVGERLLMPLPTNEAQESIARRLALHRNVAVQGPPGTGKTHTIRNLICHLMANGKRVLVVAQKEDPLRVLRDGLPEEVRSLCLAVLGRTTDQLVQLQLAARELSDRAATLDKSAEAARVERLTGRLEEAERELARALGGLRAIAESEAATYRIDDVDLSPVDVGAWLRERAATHGGIPDAVDPYAPPPLAADEFAVLLELAAMSPADRAAALRDLPEVADLPDAARAKQDRADRAAAAERVARLEMAGVDPDSVRAHGSKALADLLDGLRDAVAWLHRREGTWTDRLGRLLADPHWATVWSDHVAATEELQRSLADLTRRLSGHRIAVPPPLAAEPKRLLATLAEVRERFAAGKGLHRLLQASLWKVADEVRVDGEPLRAVDDVDLAMAWMRRAQAQRRLGEHWTEWIQRLAIPPPEGDPEVWAGGLLAEAVQSLSWDARHWPEISVRLAALVPQEELDLDAARLAEVATLLDDSPVIFELDRWDSADRKVADGLAPWPRLAAAWRTLEDWDEQVAEVERLRSLRPHVCRYIALRDRLAEAAPEWAAQVEDGAVPAVSGAACVQAWRWRQAQTWFDQVVGSVDPAVLNRRVEQGREKIRKLTGELVVASAWLEVARALDDRRRAALADWTTALRKIGKGTGRSAAAWQAHAQRAMASAVEAVPVWVMSVDRAIEQFAGGARFDVVIVDEASQADLFALPVLSLAERAVVVGDDQQIGPQLGFVGSVAGLIHTHLGDVPSAEHFDPESSLYDHAVRRSPERILLTEHFRCVPQIIEFSSRHYYDGKIQPLRADRSALDPVQAVFVADGVRGPLESFGDVNLAEAEALVGRVAQIVADRAYRGRSIGVISLLSSSGQASYLLSRLRETIGEDEMEARRLRVGDAYAFQGDERDVVLVSMVVSDNDGRPAAFTKRDYHRRINVAASRARDQLWIFHSVRPSSLLADDARALLLHYALNLTASGAQADAEQRCENDFERAVLRHLVARGHRPTPQFRIGGYRIDFVLDAPDGRRLAVECDGDSYHGPERWASDMRRQAVLERVGNCVFVRIRGSIFAREPDAALRPLWQRIEELGITA